CCGTCGCGACGTACGGCAGGGTCCACGCCGTCGTGCCGAAGGTCGCTGAGACGCAGATCCGCTCCCTGCTCGAAGACCTGATCTCCGAGCAGGCCGACACCGAACGAAGCGGCACCGGCACGTGGCGGATCTACTTCCGCAGACACGGATACGGCCTGGTCATCAGCGCGGACCGCAGCCACGTCCTGCGCTACTGCACCCGTCACGCGGAACGCACCTGGGCGCAGTACCGCACAGGTGTCACCTCGCGCATCAGCGGCCCCGGAGGCCTCGCGGCCTGGAAACGTGAAGCCGTTGCCCGACACCTCCCCCTGCCCGTCGGCGGCAAGGTGCTCAACCTGTACGCCCGGCACACCCTCGGCCTGAAGGTCACCCGCGACACCATCGACGACATCGCGCGGAGACTCGCGGCCCACCTCGGCGACAACGTCCTGCCGCACTGGTCCCGCACCGAGGAGGCGGCCGTCGAGGACGGCCACGGGAACACCTGGGTCCTGCTGCGCACCGAGCGCTTCCCCGACGGGATCGTCGCCACGGTCTACGCCACCGGCAGCGAGCCGGTGAAGCCGCCGAGCCGGGAGAAGTAGCTGCGGCGGGCCCGTTCACGCACGATCATGGCTGCCATGGAACGACCGAGGCCTGTCATCGAGTGCGCAGACGTCGCCCTGCGGAGCTGGCGGGGAGAGCAGGACTTCCCGTCGGCACACAGGCTGATCGAGGAGTCGCTGGACCACCTGCGCCCCTGGGAACCGTGGGTCGCCCAGCACAGCGAGGAGAACACCCGGGGCTTCCTCGCGAGGTCCGGAGCGGGTTGGCTCGGCGGGCAGGTGTACAACTACGCGGTCACCGAGGACGGCACCCTCGTCGGCATGTGCCAGGCCTACCGCGGCGCCGAACCCACGGGCTGGTTCATGGGGTACTGGCTGCACCCCGCCGCCACCGGCCGGGGCATCGCGACGAGAGCGATGTCGGCCCTGACAAGCGAGATGTTCACCCTGCCCACGGTGGAGTACCTGGAGATCGCGCACGACTCGGCCAACACCGCGAGCGCGGCCGTACCGCGCCGGCTGGGCTTCACCGAGGTCCGCCGTGAACGCGCGGCACCGCCCACGGCCCCCTCGGGGACCGGGATCGAAGTGATCTGGCGCCTGTACCGGCCGAGGGCGCACACCATCGTGAGGCCCGTCTGAGGCGCTCACCGGTGGCCTTCGCGCGTCCGGCGGGAGTGGCGCGTCAGGCGTCACATCGGAAGGCGATCGCCCAGCAGGTCATCCGGCGGACTCACCGGCGTGCGGGCTCAGGGCGCCGGCGCCGACCAGAGCGAAGAGCACAATGCCCAGAACGATCCGGTAGATGACGAACGGCATGAAGCTCTTGGTCGTGATGAACTTCATGAACCAGGCGATGACGACGTACCCCACGCCGAACGCGATGAACGTGGCGAAGATCGTCGGCCCCCAGGCCACATGTCCCTCGCCCGCGTCCTTCAGCTCGAAGACGCCCGAGGCGAGCACGGCCGGGACCGCGAGCAGGAACGAGTAGCGGGCCGCGGCCTCGCGGGTGTAGCCCATCAGGAGACCGCCGCTGATCGTGGCGCCGGACCGGGAGACGCCCGGGATCAGGGCCATCGCCTGGCAGAAGCCGAAGATCAGGCCGTCCTTGATGCCCAGTTCCTTGAGGGACTTGCGCTCCTTGATCGCCCGGTGCTTGCCGCCGGTCTCGTCGCGGGCGGCCAGGCGGTCGGCGACACCGAGCACGATGCCCATCACGATGAGCGTGGTGGCGATCAGCCGCAGGTCGCGGAAGGGGCCCTCGATCTGGTCCTTGAACGTCACGCCCAGCACGCCGATCGGAATGGAGCCGACGATGACCAGCCAGCCCATCTGGGCGTCGTGGTCGCTGCGCATCGAGCGGTCCGTCAGCGATTTGAACCAGGCTCCGACGATCCGGACGATGTCCTTGCGGAAGTAGATGAGGACTGCGGCTTCCGTGCCGATCTGGGTGATGGCGGTGAACGCCGCTCCCGGATCGTGCCAGCCGGCGAACGCCGCGGTGAGCCGCAGATGGGCGCTGGAGGAGATCGGCAGGAACTCGGTCAGTCCCTGAACGAGGCCGAGGACGAAGGATTCGAACCAGCTCATGGGGCTTGGGCCATCCTGAAGGGATCATGCATCGTCCGCCGGGCATCGGAGCCGGTCGGCAGCGTGCGGATTGCGGTCGTGTGAGGGCGGGGCCGCCTGGGCCCGGGAGATCGTCTGTCGGTCGCGGGAAGCGTATCGCCCCCAGGTGAACAGGATTACGACAACCCCCGGCCGTACCGACGCGTCACTCGGCGCCCAGCCGGTCACGCCTGCGCCAGGCGACGACGGCCGCGCCGAGACCCGTCAGCACGATGAAGCCCATCGCCGCGAGGAAGGCGGGCGATGTCGGCGAGGAGGCCTCGCTGCCCGCCACGACGTACGCGGCCGTGTTCGGGATCGAGCCGAGCCCGGTCGCCACCAGGAACGGGGGATACCCCATGCGTGACACGGCGGCGCAGTAGTTGGCGGCGGCGAAGGGCACTCCGGGGAAGAGGCGCAGCGCCAGCATCGAGCGGAAGCCGTGTCTGCTGAGCTGTCCGTCCGCCGCCCGCATCCAGCGACCGCGCAGCAGCGTACGCAGCGCGTCCTGCCCGAGCACCCGGCCGAGCCCGAACGAGATGCCCGCGCCGAGCACCGTGCCCGCCAGCGCCGCCGCCAGTCCGGCCTGCGTGCCGAACAGCGCTCCGGCGGCGAGATTGAGCAGCGGACGCGGTACGAACGCCACCGTGCACACGCCGTACGCGAGTCCGAACAGCAGGACCGCTGCGGCGCCGCCGCTCAGCTGGGCCGGCCAGCCGGAGGCCAGCAGCCGCTGTGGCTTGAGGAGCAGCATCGTCGTCGCGGCGGCCAGCAGCACCGCCACGAGCAGCGAGAACCTGGACCAGGGAGAGAAGAGCACCCGTGTGCAGCGCGCGGACAGACCAACGGCGGGCCGGGTGGCGGGGGCGGGGTCGAGCATTCGGGGAGAGTATCCGACACCAGGTGTGATCGTCGTAATGTGACCGTTACAGGGACGGATTCGCGACAGTCGACATCACGGCCGAGGCCGCTCGGCACCGCTGGGGCAACCCCTCGGCGCGGCGTGCCGACCGGCCGTCAACTCGCCTGCCGCCCGCAGTAAATCGCTCGACGGGCCCGCCGCCGTCGGACATGATCGACGCATGTTCCGGTTCGCCTTCCTCGCAGCGCAGTCCGCAGTCGCGGACGCGCCGAAGGCTGCCGCGAGCCCCGCGCTCACCACCGCCGTTGTCGCATCGACGACCACGGCAGCAGTCGCGGCAGCACTCACCACTGCCTCGGCACCCATCGGCGGCGCCCGAAGCTGACCCTCCCCCGACAGTCCGGCGGACCCCGTGAGGGGAGGGTCGGCAGGGCCCTGGGGTCTTCTCTCTCAGCTTCGAGAACCAAGGAATGAGCCATGCCCAAGACGGCATACGTGCGCACCAAGCCGCACCTCAACATCGGCACCATGGGCCACGTCGACCACGGCAAGACCACCCTCACCGCAGCCATCACGAAGGTCCTCAGCGACCGGGGCACCGGCACGTTCGTCCCGTTCGACCGCATCGACCGGGCGCCGGAGGAGGCGCAGCGCGGCATCACCATCAACATCGCGCACGTCGAGTACGAGACCGGCACCCGGCACTACGCGCACGTGGACATGCCAGGACACGCCGACTACATCAAGAACATGGTGACCGGCGCGGCCCAGCTCGACGGGGCGATCCTCGTCGTGTCCGCGCTCGAAGGCATCATGCCGCAGACCGCCGAGCACGTGCTGCTCGCCCGCCAGGTGGGCGTCGACCACATCGTCGTCGCGCTCAACAAGGCGGACGCGGGAGACCCCGAGCTGACCGACCTGGTCGAGCTGGAGGTGCGCGAGCTGCTGTCCGCACATGGCTACGGCGGCGACACCGTGCCCGTCGTGCGGGTGTCGGGGCTGCGGGCCCTGGAGGGCGACCCGCGCTGGACGGGGGCGGTCGAGGCCTTGCTCGACGCCGTCGACACGTACGTACCGATGCCGGTGCGCTACATCGACGCGCCGTTCCTGCTGCCGGTGGAGAACGTCCTGACCATCACCGGCCGGGGCACGGTCGTCACCGGCGCGGTGGAGCGCGGCACCGTCCGCGTCGGGGACCGCGTCGAGGTGCTCGGTGCCGGTGTCGAGACCGTCGTCACCGGTCTGGAGACCTTCGGCAAGCCGATGGAGTCCGCCGAGGCCGGAGACAACGTCGCGCTGCTGCTGCGCGGGGTCGAGCGCGACCGGGTGCGCCGAGGCCACGTCGTGGCCGCGCCGGGCAGCGTGACACCGAGCCGGCGCTTCACCGCGCAGGTGTACGTCCTGTCCGGGCGGGAGGGCGGCCGCACCACGCCGGTCGCCACCGGCTACCGGCCGCAGTTCTACATCCGCACCGCGGACGTCGTCGGTGACGTCGACCTCGGCGCGGCCGCGGTGGCACGCCCCGGCACGACGGTCACCATGACCGTCGAACTGGGCCGGGACGTTCCGCTGGAGACCGGCCTCGGCTTCGCCATCCGCGAGGGCGGCCGCACGATCGGCGCGGGCACGGTCACCGGTCTGGTCTGAGCGGCCGTGCGCGGCCGGGTCCGCCTCCCGTACCGCACGGGAGGCGGACCCGGCGCTGGTTGCGGGGCCCGCCCTGCCGAGGTCACGAGCAGCCGGCCGGGCACCGCACAATGGGGGAGTGAACGAGTCAATACCGGTCATCCGCGACGTGGACCGGGGCACCGCCAGACTGCTCCCCGACGTGGACCGGGAGCGGGCCTGGCTGCTGACCGTCGACGGCGCACCCCAGTCGTACGTCGACCTGGACGCGCCGGAGCACCTCGAGTTCGAGTACGCGCGACGGCTCGGCCACGTCGTGGACTGCGCCGCCGAACCGGGCGGGCCGCTCGACGTGCTGCACCTCGGCGGCGGCGCCCTCACCCTGCCGCGCTACGTCGCCACGACCCGCCCCGGATCCCGGCAGGACGTCGCGGAGGCCGACCGGGGGCTGCTCGCCCTTGTGGCCGAGCACCTGCCGCTGCCCGACGGCAGCCGGATCGCCGTACACGGGACGGACGCCCGCGAACACCTGGAGGCGACCGCACCCGGCTCCGTGGACGTCCTGATCGCGGACGTCTTCGGCGGCTCGCGGGTACCCGCCCACCTGACGACCGTGCCCTACGCGCGGGCCGCGGCACGGGCGTTGCGGGCCGACGGGATCTACGCCGCCAACCTCGCGGACGGGGCGCCCTTCGACTTCCTGCGCCCGCAGCTCGCCACCTTCGCGGCCGTCTTCGAGGAGCTCGCGCTGATCGCGGAGCCGGCGGTACTGCGCGGCCGGCGCTTCGGCAACATCGTCCTCCTCGCCTCCCGCACCCCCTTCGATCGCACCCCCTTCGACACGGCCGCACTGACCCGCCGTTGTGCCGCCGACGCGTTTCCGGCCCGTGTCGAGTACGGCGCCGCCGTGGCCCGGCTCGTCAGGGGCGCCGGGCCGGTCGGGGACGACGAGGCGGTGGACTCACCCGAGCCGCCCGACGGCTCCTTCGGCATCGGCTGACGCCGGCGCACCCTTCGCCACCACCCCGGCGGGGGCGGTTCTGCGGGTCAGGTTGCGCACGTCCGGAACGCACAGCACGGCGCCGGTGACCAGGACGACCAGCGCGGCGCAGCCCCACAGCGCCCGACTGCGCCCGACCAGCGACTCGACCGGACCGGCGAGCGCGGTGGCGAGCGGCACCATGGCCACCGAGCCGAACCAGTCGTAGGCCGAGACCCGCGACAGCTTGTCCTCGGGGATCTCCTGATGCAGGGCCGTCATCCAGGACACGCCGAACACCTCGATGGCGGCGCCGCTGACGAACATCACCGCGCAGAGCCCGGCCACCGGCAGGGGCACGGCGAGCCCCGCCGAGGGCAGCGCCAGCGGGAACACGCAGAGGGACCCGGCCAGCAGCAGCCGCCTCGGCTTCCACCGCATCATCAGCACCGCCCCGCCCAGGGTGCCGACGCCGAACGCGGCGAGCGCGAGGCCCCAGGGGCGGGCGCCGCCGAGTTCGTCCCTGGCGACCAGCGGCCCGTAGACCGCCTCGGCGGCTCCGACCGCGGCGACCACCACGGAGAACTGCGCCACCACCGCCCAGAGCCAGGTGCGGCCGATGACCTCCTGCCAGCCGTCCCGGAGATCGGCGAGCAGCCCGCCGCCGGGGGCGCGCGCGGGGATGTGGCTGACGTCGAGGAAGGAGCGCAGCGCTCCGGCCACAGCGAAGGCGGCCGCGTCGACGGCCAGTACCCAGCCCGGGTCCATCGCGGCGATCATGGCGCCGCCGAGCGCCGCCCCGCCGATCGCGGCGCCCTGCATGGACATCCGGAAGAGGGCGAACGCCCGGCTCGCCTGCTCGCCGCTGACGGTGGACATCAGCATGCCCTCGGCGGCCGGGTTGAAGAAGGCCTGCCCCGTGCCGCAGAGGGCGGTGAGCACCATCATCTGCCACAGCCGGGCGTCACCGGCCAGGACCAGCCAGGCGAAGACGGCCTGCGACACACAGTTGAGGGTGTTGGCCGCCACCATCACGCGGTGGCGCGGCAGCCGGTCCGCGACCGCCCCGCCGATCAGCAGGAAGAGCACCAGCGGCGCGGTCCTGGCGGCGGCCACCAGCCCGACGTCGCCTGCGTCGCCGCCCGACTCCAGAACCGCGAACGCCGCCGCGATCAGCGCGCCGTTGGTGCCCAGGCCCGTGATGATCGCGGCGGCGGTCAGCAGCCGGTAATTGCGGCCCGCCCGGGAGGGGCGGTCCGATGGGGGTGCGAGGTCGGCGGCTGTCACCAGGGGACTATCGCTGGCTTGACCCCGTGGTGCCAAATGGGTTGCCGCCGGGCGTCAGGACTCGGTGATCTTCACCAGCCGCACCGTGCTCAGAATCTTCATGATCGTCGAGTCCGGCAGCTCGTCCGGGACGGAGGCGGCACCGTACAGAACCCAGGAGGAGAAGGCCCCGTTGCTGTTCTTGAAGGTGAAGGCGATGGACTTGCCGTCCGTGTCGCACTTCGTCTTCTTGGTGACATTGGGCGCCTTGGCGGTCACCAGGCTGCCGGTGAGACCCGACTTGGTGGTGTACTGCTTCGCCTTGCTGATCTTGATGGTGCTCTTCGGCATGTGCTGCGCGTAGGCGGCCCACGCCCAGGTGCCGGCCTCGTTCCTGGCGTTCACATCGGCGTCCGTGGCCCCTTCGGCGCCGCGGGTGCCGGTACCGGCCAGGCTGCTGTTCTCCTTGGTGCCGTCGTGGTCGGAGTCGTCGACGCACCACTTGCTCTTGAGGTCAGCGGGTGCCGTGAAGCCGATGAGCGGCGAACCGTCGCCCTTCTTCTCGTCCTCGAAGAACGAGGAGATCCCGGGACGGGAGACCTCCCAGTCGCCGGGCACGTCGAACTGCGTGCCCCACTTCGGGTTGGTCACCACCTTCCAGCCGGCGATGAGCGGCTTGGCGTCCCCGTCGCTGCCGCGCGGGTTGGCCTCCGGCGACGACGCGGACCCGGAGGGCTTGGCCGGCGCGGACGACTTCTTGTCGTCGGCGACGTTCTTGCCGTCCTTGCCGTCGTCCTTGTTCATCACGACGACGCCGGTGACCACCGCGGCCGCGACGACCGCGACCGCCGCGACGATCGCGATGACGGTCGTCTTCTTCTTGTCGTTGCCGGGCTGAGGCGGACCGGGCGGACCGGGAACCGCGTGCTGCGGAACGGTCGGCTGCTGGTACGGGTTGCCCTGCGGGTAGCCCGGCTGTCCTTGCTGCCCCGGCTGTCCCTGCTGCGGGTAGCCGTATCCGGGCTGCTGCCCGGACGCGCCGGGCTGCTGATATCCCGGCTGCTGGTAGGGATTCGGCTGCTGGTAACCCGGCTGCTGATACGGGTTCTGATTCTGGTCCTGCGGGTTTTGCTCGCCCCCGGGCGGCTGCTGTCCTGGCCACATGGCGAGTAACGATAGAGGTGCGCCGTCCGGTCGGCTACGGCCGCCCCCGTGAGCGGACGGTGAAGGAGGGGATCGGCGGCAGGGGAAGGGCAGGGGCAACGGGCGGTGAAGGGCGGGAGCGGCGGAAGCCGGAGTGCGGGGTCGCGTGCGGATCCGGCGGTGCCCGGTGATCCCCGAGGCATGGCCAAATCTGCCTACCGGTCGGTAACATGGAACTCATGAGCGCTGAACAGATGACCGCGGGCGAGATGGTCGCCGCGACGGTTCCGATGGTCCGGACCCTCAACCTCGAATTCCTGGAGTCCACCGCAGAACGCGCGGTGGTCCGTCTGCCGGACCAGGCGGACTTCCACAACCACGTCGGCGGACCGCACGCCGGCGCGATGTTCACGCTGGCGGAATCCGCGAGTGGTGCGATAGTCATCGCCGCGTTCGGCGATCAGCTGACGCGCGCCGTCCCCCTCGCCGTGAAGGCGGAGATCGGATACCAGAAACTGGCCATGGGAGATGTCACCGCGACCGCCACGCTCGGCAGGCCGGCCGCCGAGGTCGTCGCCGAACTGGACGCGGGCAAGCGCCCCGAGTTTCCCGTGGCCATCCGTATCCAGCGTGCGGACGGCGCTGTGACCGGCGAGATGACGGTGGTCTGGACGCTGCGCCCGAACGCCTGATTCCGCCGGGCCCGGCAGGGGCCGCCGCCCACCCGGAACGGGTGCGGGGGCGGCCCCTTGGTGCTGTCGGTCCCGGTGACACGGCCGGTAGGGTTACCTCTGTGCGCCGAGGAGTTGTCCGGCGGCCCAGAGGACATCACTACGGAGGAACCGGCGTTGCACATCCAGGAGTGGCTGGAGAACGTTCCCGCGATCAGCGTCTACCTCCTGGTGGGCATAGTCATCGGTGTGGAGAGCCTCGGCATCCCGCTGCCGGGCGAGGTCGTGCTGATCAGCGCGGCGCTGCTGGCCGCGGGACACGACGGCATCAACCCGTGGATCCTGGGTGCCTGCGCGACGGCCGGGGCGGTGATCGGTGACTCGATCGGCTATGCCATCGGCCGCAGGGGCGGACGTCCGATGCTCGCCTGGCTCGGCGCGAAGTTCCCCCGGCACTTCGGTGAGAGCCAGATCGCCACGGCGGAACGCTCGTTCCACAAGTGGGGGATGTGGGCGGTCTTCTTCGGCCGCTTCGTAGCCCTGCTGCGCATCTTCGCGGGACCGCTCGCCGGCGTCCTGCACATGCCGTACTGGAAGTTCCTGACCGCCAACCTGCTCGGCGGGATCGCCTGGGCGGGCGGCACCACGGCCGTCATCTACACGGTGGGTGTCGTCGCGGAGGACTGGCTCAAGCGGTTCTCGTACCTGGGACTGGCGATCGCTGTCCTGATCGGACTCGCCTCGATGCTGGTCGTCAGGAACCGGGCCAAGAAGGCGGCGGCCGCGCGGGACGCGGCGCAGCCGGCGCCCGAACCCGGGGCCGTACCGGCGGCCGACTGAACCGCGCGGACCCGGGCCGGCCGGACCTGCGCGGCTGCCTGCGAGGGTTGCCCGTGGGGACTGTCCGTGAAAACTGCCCGCGGGACGCGTCCCGTGCTCAGTCCTCGAAGGCCTCGCGGTGTGCCTTGGCCAGTTCCACGTAGCCGACCGCGTTGAACTTCACGCCGTCGAGCTCCTCCTCGGTCAGCTGTCGTTTGACCTTGGCGGGTACGCCCGCGACCAGCGAACCCGGCGGCACCCGCATCCCCTGCGGGACCAGCGCCTGGGCGGCGATCAGTGAGCCGGTGCCGATGTGCGCACCGTTCAGGACGGTGGCCCCCATGCCGATCAGGACGTCGTCCTCGACGGTGCAGCCATGGAGCACCGCGTTGTGCCCGACCGAGACGCCCTCGCCGACCGTGACGGGGAAACCGGGATCGACGTGGACGCTGCAGTTGTCCTGGATGTTGGACCCGGCGCCGATGACGATCGGGCCGCAGTCCGCGCGCAGCACCGCGTGGTACCAGACGCTGGAACCGGCCGCCATGGTGACCTCACCGATCACGACCGACGTCGGTGCCGTGAAGGCGGACGGGTCGATGTCCGGCTCCTGACCTCCCAGTGCGGTGATCAACGCCTGCTCTGCCATCGCGCGTTCCTCCGTGCTCCGGTGCTGTGGGTCGCGGTCGTCGGGCCGAGAGCCGTCCGGCCGCCGGGGAAACGGTATGCGACGGGCACGCGGGCCGGGGTCCCGGTGGGGTGAAGATCACAGGCCGGTGCGGATACCGGTCCCGGGCGCCCCGACTACCGTGTGCGAGTGCCGAAGAACAGAGACACGGTCTCCTCCCTGACCGCCTGGCGGCGGCGCGTCGTGTCCGGGGCC
This window of the Streptomyces sp. 840.1 genome carries:
- a CDS encoding spermidine synthase; its protein translation is MNESIPVIRDVDRGTARLLPDVDRERAWLLTVDGAPQSYVDLDAPEHLEFEYARRLGHVVDCAAEPGGPLDVLHLGGGALTLPRYVATTRPGSRQDVAEADRGLLALVAEHLPLPDGSRIAVHGTDAREHLEATAPGSVDVLIADVFGGSRVPAHLTTVPYARAAARALRADGIYAANLADGAPFDFLRPQLATFAAVFEELALIAEPAVLRGRRFGNIVLLASRTPFDRTPFDTAALTRRCAADAFPARVEYGAAVARLVRGAGPVGDDEAVDSPEPPDGSFGIG
- a CDS encoding undecaprenyl-diphosphate phosphatase, which encodes MSWFESFVLGLVQGLTEFLPISSSAHLRLTAAFAGWHDPGAAFTAITQIGTEAAVLIYFRKDIVRIVGAWFKSLTDRSMRSDHDAQMGWLVIVGSIPIGVLGVTFKDQIEGPFRDLRLIATTLIVMGIVLGVADRLAARDETGGKHRAIKERKSLKELGIKDGLIFGFCQAMALIPGVSRSGATISGGLLMGYTREAAARYSFLLAVPAVLASGVFELKDAGEGHVAWGPTIFATFIAFGVGYVVIAWFMKFITTKSFMPFVIYRIVLGIVLFALVGAGALSPHAGESAG
- a CDS encoding MFS transporter is translated as MTAADLAPPSDRPSRAGRNYRLLTAAAIITGLGTNGALIAAAFAVLESGGDAGDVGLVAAARTAPLVLFLLIGGAVADRLPRHRVMVAANTLNCVSQAVFAWLVLAGDARLWQMMVLTALCGTGQAFFNPAAEGMLMSTVSGEQASRAFALFRMSMQGAAIGGAALGGAMIAAMDPGWVLAVDAAAFAVAGALRSFLDVSHIPARAPGGGLLADLRDGWQEVIGRTWLWAVVAQFSVVVAAVGAAEAVYGPLVARDELGGARPWGLALAAFGVGTLGGAVLMMRWKPRRLLLAGSLCVFPLALPSAGLAVPLPVAGLCAVMFVSGAAIEVFGVSWMTALHQEIPEDKLSRVSAYDWFGSVAMVPLATALAGPVESLVGRSRALWGCAALVVLVTGAVLCVPDVRNLTRRTAPAGVVAKGAPASADAEGAVGRLG
- a CDS encoding TVP38/TMEM64 family protein: MLDPAPATRPAVGLSARCTRVLFSPWSRFSLLVAVLLAAATTMLLLKPQRLLASGWPAQLSGGAAAVLLFGLAYGVCTVAFVPRPLLNLAAGALFGTQAGLAAALAGTVLGAGISFGLGRVLGQDALRTLLRGRWMRAADGQLSRHGFRSMLALRLFPGVPFAAANYCAAVSRMGYPPFLVATGLGSIPNTAAYVVAGSEASSPTSPAFLAAMGFIVLTGLGAAVVAWRRRDRLGAE
- a CDS encoding GNAT family N-acetyltransferase, whose product is MERPRPVIECADVALRSWRGEQDFPSAHRLIEESLDHLRPWEPWVAQHSEENTRGFLARSGAGWLGGQVYNYAVTEDGTLVGMCQAYRGAEPTGWFMGYWLHPAATGRGIATRAMSALTSEMFTLPTVEYLEIAHDSANTASAAVPRRLGFTEVRRERAAPPTAPSGTGIEVIWRLYRPRAHTIVRPV
- a CDS encoding DedA family protein, giving the protein MHIQEWLENVPAISVYLLVGIVIGVESLGIPLPGEVVLISAALLAAGHDGINPWILGACATAGAVIGDSIGYAIGRRGGRPMLAWLGAKFPRHFGESQIATAERSFHKWGMWAVFFGRFVALLRIFAGPLAGVLHMPYWKFLTANLLGGIAWAGGTTAVIYTVGVVAEDWLKRFSYLGLAIAVLIGLASMLVVRNRAKKAAAARDAAQPAPEPGAVPAAD
- a CDS encoding gamma carbonic anhydrase family protein, translating into MAEQALITALGGQEPDIDPSAFTAPTSVVIGEVTMAAGSSVWYHAVLRADCGPIVIGAGSNIQDNCSVHVDPGFPVTVGEGVSVGHNAVLHGCTVEDDVLIGMGATVLNGAHIGTGSLIAAQALVPQGMRVPPGSLVAGVPAKVKRQLTEEELDGVKFNAVGYVELAKAHREAFED
- the tuf gene encoding elongation factor Tu — translated: MPKTAYVRTKPHLNIGTMGHVDHGKTTLTAAITKVLSDRGTGTFVPFDRIDRAPEEAQRGITINIAHVEYETGTRHYAHVDMPGHADYIKNMVTGAAQLDGAILVVSALEGIMPQTAEHVLLARQVGVDHIVVALNKADAGDPELTDLVELEVRELLSAHGYGGDTVPVVRVSGLRALEGDPRWTGAVEALLDAVDTYVPMPVRYIDAPFLLPVENVLTITGRGTVVTGAVERGTVRVGDRVEVLGAGVETVVTGLETFGKPMESAEAGDNVALLLRGVERDRVRRGHVVAAPGSVTPSRRFTAQVYVLSGREGGRTTPVATGYRPQFYIRTADVVGDVDLGAAAVARPGTTVTMTVELGRDVPLETGLGFAIREGGRTIGAGTVTGLV
- a CDS encoding DUF4442 domain-containing protein codes for the protein MTAGEMVAATVPMVRTLNLEFLESTAERAVVRLPDQADFHNHVGGPHAGAMFTLAESASGAIVIAAFGDQLTRAVPLAVKAEIGYQKLAMGDVTATATLGRPAAEVVAELDAGKRPEFPVAIRIQRADGAVTGEMTVVWTLRPNA